In a genomic window of Bacteroidota bacterium:
- a CDS encoding Fic/DOC family N-terminal domain-containing protein, with product MEKYDRNKPYNNLPLIPPDENKIITISILKALNEANKALAELKGIAKKLPNQSMLVNTISLREAKASNEIENIFTTDDELYKSLTVKKTELKGGAKEVLFYRQALWSGYNEIKKQKEFDLDLIIKIYQKIIQVNDSIRPPQTETVIMKRGSGLLGDSVVYTPPKGIGIIKQKLDNLFEFINNDEDYPYDSLIKLAIFHYQFEAIHPFRDGNGRTGRILSILIMIQKQLLEVPILYLSAYIIREKEDYYYLLNRITTTDNWEKWIIYILKAIEETSIYTIKKIEEIDRLFENTHNLIIKKLPNIRKETIEKIFEQPYISPKKLIDNNVKSLNTAKKYLRQMTELGIMIPKKIGKETIFLNIDLYNLLSEI from the coding sequence ATGGAAAAATACGATAGAAATAAACCTTATAATAACTTACCGTTAATACCACCTGATGAAAATAAAATTATAACAATTAGCATTTTAAAAGCATTAAATGAAGCAAATAAAGCTCTTGCAGAATTGAAAGGAATTGCAAAGAAGTTACCAAATCAATCAATGTTAGTTAATACAATTTCATTACGAGAAGCAAAAGCAAGTAATGAGATTGAAAATATTTTCACAACCGATGACGAATTATATAAATCATTGACTGTTAAAAAAACTGAATTAAAAGGAGGAGCAAAAGAAGTTTTGTTTTATAGACAAGCATTGTGGAGTGGGTATAATGAAATAAAAAAACAAAAAGAATTTGATTTAGATTTGATTATTAAAATATATCAAAAAATAATACAAGTAAATGACAGCATACGACCTCCACAAACAGAAACGGTTATTATGAAAAGAGGTAGTGGATTGTTAGGAGATTCTGTTGTTTATACACCGCCAAAAGGAATTGGAATTATTAAACAGAAATTAGACAATTTATTTGAATTTATCAATAATGATGAAGATTATCCTTATGATTCATTAATTAAATTAGCAATATTTCATTATCAATTTGAAGCTATCCACCCATTTAGAGATGGAAATGGACGGACAGGTCGTATTCTAAGCATCTTGATTATGATACAAAAACAATTATTAGAGGTTCCTATTTTATATTTAAGTGCATACATTATTAGGGAAAAAGAAGATTACTATTATTTACTAAATCGAATTACGACAACAGACAATTGGGAGAAATGGATAATTTATATTCTTAAAGCTATTGAAGAAACTTCTATTTATACTATTAAAAAAATTGAAGAAATTGACAGGCTATTTGAAAATACTCATAATTTAATAATAAAAAAACTACCGAATATAAGAAAAGAAACTATTGAAAAAATATTTGAACAACCATATATAAGTCCTAAAAAATTAATTGATAATAATGTAAAAAGTTTAAATACAGCAAAAAAGTATTTAAGACAAATGACAGAATTAGGAATAATGATTCCTAAGAAAATAGGAAAAGAAACTATATTTTTAAATATTGATTTATATAATTTATTATCAGAGATATAA